The Streptomyces sp. TLI_105 DNA segment TGATCCGGTCGTTCTCGGGGATGAGGTCCTCCGTCTTCAGGAGCTTCTTGTAGTCGGCGGAGAACGTCAGCTGCTTGAACTCGCAGACCAGGGTGGTGGCGTTCCGCCAGAAGGACGGAACGCACATCTCCCTGTTGTCCTCGTCGAGGCCCGTGGGGGCGATCTCGGTCAGGTAGACCCCGGCGCCGATGCCCCCGCTGCCGGGGCCGACCTTGTTCAGGCGGACGCCGTTGTCCGTGCTGTACGTCGCCACGATGCCGCCGGCGGGGACCGCCACCGCGTGGATGTCGTCCGTGGCGAGCACCGTCTCCGCCGTGGGGCCGTCCTTCTTCAGGAGATCGGGGACCTTCTCGAAGGGGGTGTTCTCCTCGGTCTTCAGCCCGCCCTTGGGGTCCCGCGAGGCGACGGCGCCGGTGGCGTCGGAGTCGACGCGCCCCATGTCGTACCAGAGGCGGCCGGTCACCGGGTGGAAGGCGACTCCGCCGTTGTCCGGGCGCTTCGTGAAGGCGTCCGGGTCGGGCGCGCCGACCTCCTGGCCGGTGGTGAGGTCGAAGGCGGCGGCGCGGTCGCCGTTGACCAGGGCGGCGACCAGCGTGAGGTCCTTGTTGAAGGCCGTGTTGGTGCTGGGCCCGTCGCCCTCGCAGACGGCGGCCGGCTCGGCGTCGTGCCGCATGGCGATGGCATGCTCGCCGACGAAGGCGCCGTCCTTCGCGGCGTAGGAGCGCAGGATGACCTGGTACGACTGGCCTCCGCCGTCGCTCTCCAGGGTCTGGCAGAAGGCCACCGTGAGGCTGCCCGGCTGCGCGAGCGACGCGGTCCTGGAGGCGCCGCCGTCGCCGTCGCCCTGCCCGGCCTCCCCACCGGCGCCGCCGGTGCCCGCGACCGCCGCCGGGTCGCTCCCGCCGCCGCAGCCGGCCAGCATGAGCGCGGCTCCGGCCGCGAGTCCCGCCTTGACGATGCGTCGTCCCATCACAGCTCCCCGTTGCAGGTCACAGCGGACGGGCGATGCCCGTTCGTGCTGTGAACGCGGGGCTGTCCCACCGCTGTTGACGGTGTCTCACTGAAAGAATGATTCATTAAAACAGATCTTCGCACCTGCTATCGGAGCCGGTGGCCGCCATTCCTTCGGGTGAACAGCTCCGCCTGCCGTTCCGGCGGCAGGTTCCCGAGCGTCACCAGGTGCGAGGCGTGGGCGAGGGCCTGGGCGCGGGCGGCCTCGTCGACCGACCACAGCGCCCGTACGGTCCCCTGGACGGCCTCGGTCGGGTGGGAGGCGACGACGGCGGCGGCCGCCCGCGCGGCGTCGAGCGCGCCGCCCGGTCCGGTCAGCTCGGAGACGAGGCCCGTCTCGTACGCGCGCCGGGCGGAGACCCGTTCGGCGGTGCCCATGAGGGCCATCCGGGCGACTTCTCCGTACGGCATCTTCCGTGTCATGTGGATGGTCTCGAAGGCGCTGACCATGCCGTAGGTGGTGTGCGGGTCGAAGAAGGTGGCGTTCTCGCCCGCGATGACGAACTCCGCCTCGCCGAGCAGGTAGAAGGCCCCGCCGCAGGCCATGCCCTCGACGGCGGCGATCACCGGTTTCCACAGGTCGTTGGCCTTGGGGCCGAGGGTGAGGAGGGGGTCGTCGATCGTGTACGGGGAGGAGGGCTGCGGGATCCTTCCGGCGTCCTCCCGGTCGATCCCGGTGCAGAAGGCCCGGTCGCCGGCGCCGGTGACGACGATCGCCCGGACCTCGTCCTCGTACCGGAACCCCCGCCAGACGGCGCCCAGTTCGCGGGCCATGGCGAGGGTGACGGCGTTGTGCTTCTCCGGCCGGTCGAGGGTGACGACCGCGACCCCGGTCTCCTTGTCGCGCTCGACCCGGATGCTCATGCCCGCTCCAGGAGCCAGCGGGGGACGGTGACGCCGTCGACCTCGGTGAAGGCGACCCGCACGGGGGCGCCGATGCGCAGCCGGGCCGGGTCGACCGAGTTCAGGGGGGCGTCGGGGGCGGCGACGACGTTGCCGACGAGACGGATGCGGGGGGCGTCGGCGAGTTCGACGAGCACCGCGTTGTACGGGGCCTGGGCGGCGTACTCGGGCAGGAGCGGCGGGTGGGGGAGGACGTACGACCAGATCCGGCCGCGTCCGGACATGAGCCGCCACTCGCTGTCGAAGGACCGGCAGTGCGGGCAGCAGGGGCGGGGCGGGAAGCGGAGCTCGCCGCAGTCGGGCGCGGCGCAGGCCTGGATCCGCAGTTCGCCCCGGGCGGCGTACTCCCAGAAGGGAGCGCCGTCCTCGTCGATGACCGGTGTCAGCATCCGGGTTCAGCTCCTCAGCAGGATGGCGGATGTGGGGACGCCCTCGCCCGCCGTGACCAGGCAGGTGGCCGCCTCGGGGACCTGGGCGGTGGAGGTGCCGCGGAGTTGCTTCACGCCTTCGTTGATGAGGTTGAAGCCGTGGACGTACGCCTCGGAGAGGCCGCCGCCGCCGGTGTTGAGCGGCAGTCGGCCGCCGATCTCCAGGGCGCCGCCCTCGGTGAAGGCGCCGCCCTCGCCGCGTCCGCAGAAGCCGTAGCCCTCCAGGGAGAGCGGGACGAGGGGGGTGAAGGCGTCGTAGATCTGGGCGACGTCCACGTCGGCGGGGCCGAAGTCGGCCTGCTTCCACAGGTGGCGGGCGGCGGTCCAGGCGGGGCCGGAGAGCGGGTCGTCGTTCCAGTAGTTGACCATGCCGTGGTGCTGGGCGGGCAGGCCCTGGGCGGCGGCGTGCACGTAGACGGGCTTCTGGCGGCAGTCGCGGGCGCGTTCGGCGGAGACGATCACGCAGGCGAGGGCGCCGTCGGTCTCCAGGCAGTTGTCGAAGAGGCAGAGGGGTTCGCTGATCCAGCGGGCGGTCATGTACATCTCGCGGGTCAGCGGTCGCTCGTACATGATCGCGGCGGGGTTCTGGTTGGCGCGGTTGCGGCAGGCCAGGGCGACGTTGAAGAGGTGGTCGCGGGTGGCGCCGTACTCGTGCATGTAGCGGCGGGCGAGCATGCCGATCTCGTCGGCGGGGCGGAGCAGCCCGAAGGGGCGGGTCCACTGGCCGGGGGTGGGCAGCTGGACGGCGGTGTTCTTCCAGGGGCGGGGGCCCGAGCCCCGTTTCCTGGACCGCCAGGCGACGCCGACGTTCGCCTGTCCGGTGGCGACGGCGGCGGCGAGGTGGCCGACGGTGGCGCAGGAGCCGCCGCCGCCGTACCCCACCTTGCTGAAGAAGGTGACGTCACCGGCCCCGACGGCCTTCGCCACCTCGACCTCGTCGGTCTCCTCCATCGTGTACGAGGCGAAGGCGTCGACCTCGCCGGGGTCGATCCCGGCGTCGTCGAGGGCGGCGAGGATCGCCCGGCAGGCGAGGGTCTTCTCGGTCTCGTGGAGCTGTTTCGCGAAGGCGGTCTGTCCTATCCCGACGATGGCCGTGGCGTCCTTGAGCACCGAACCTCCTCATGGGGCAGCACTGCTGACAGCGCGTCAGGCTACAACTAATCTGACGGATAGTCAGCTACAGGGAGGTTGGGCATGGACGTGGACACGGACCCGGGCAGGGACCCGCGCGGCGACCTGGAGTGGGGCACGATCCCCGGCCTCGTACGGGCGGCGGCCGAGCGCCACGGGCAGCGCGAGGCCGTCGTCGACGGCCGAGTCCGCGTCACGTACGCAGAACTCGGCGAGCGCGTCGAACGGGCCGCCGCCGCCTGCCTCGCCACCGGGATACGCGGCGGGGACCGGGTCGCGATCTGGGCCCCCAACACCCTCGACTGGATCGTCTCCGCCCTCGGCGCCGTCACCGCCGGCGCCGTCCTCGTCCCCCTGAACACCCGCTTCAAGGGCACCGAGGCCGCCTACGTCCTCCAGCGCTCCCGCGCCCGGCTGCTCTTCGTCACCGGCACCTTCCTCGGCACCTCGTACGTGGCCTCCCTGCGCCGCTCCGGCGTCGAACTCCCCGACCTCGAAAGGGTGGTGGTCCTCGGCGACACCGCCCCCGACGACGAGGGCTGGACGACCCTGAAGGCCTTCCTCGCGGAGGGCGACACCGTCCCGGCCGCCCGCGTCCGCGCCCGCGCCGACGGCATCGACCCCGCGTCCCCCTCCGACATCATCTACACCTCCGGCACCACCGGCCGCCCCAAGGGCGCCGTCATCAGCCACGCCCAGACCCTGCGCTGCTACGCGATCTGGTCCGAGCTCGCCGGCCTCCGGGAGGGCGACCGCTACCTCGTGGTCAACCCCTTCTTCCACACCTTCGGCTACAAGGCCGGCATCCTCGCCTGCCTCATGCGGGGCGCGGTGATCGTCCCGCAGTCCGTCTTCACCGTGGACACCGTCCTCGCCAACATCGCCGCCGAGCGCGTCACCGTCCTCCCCGGCCCGCCCACCCTCCACCAGTCCCTCCTGGACCACCCGGCCCGCCCCGCGCACGACCTCTCCACCCTCCGCCTCGTCGTGACGGGCGCGGCCGTGGTCCCGCTGCGG contains these protein-coding regions:
- a CDS encoding lipid-transfer protein, yielding MLKDATAIVGIGQTAFAKQLHETEKTLACRAILAALDDAGIDPGEVDAFASYTMEETDEVEVAKAVGAGDVTFFSKVGYGGGGSCATVGHLAAAVATGQANVGVAWRSRKRGSGPRPWKNTAVQLPTPGQWTRPFGLLRPADEIGMLARRYMHEYGATRDHLFNVALACRNRANQNPAAIMYERPLTREMYMTARWISEPLCLFDNCLETDGALACVIVSAERARDCRQKPVYVHAAAQGLPAQHHGMVNYWNDDPLSGPAWTAARHLWKQADFGPADVDVAQIYDAFTPLVPLSLEGYGFCGRGEGGAFTEGGALEIGGRLPLNTGGGGLSEAYVHGFNLINEGVKQLRGTSTAQVPEAATCLVTAGEGVPTSAILLRS
- a CDS encoding PD40 domain-containing protein → MGRRIVKAGLAAGAALMLAGCGGGSDPAAVAGTGGAGGEAGQGDGDGGASRTASLAQPGSLTVAFCQTLESDGGGQSYQVILRSYAAKDGAFVGEHAIAMRHDAEPAAVCEGDGPSTNTAFNKDLTLVAALVNGDRAAAFDLTTGQEVGAPDPDAFTKRPDNGGVAFHPVTGRLWYDMGRVDSDATGAVASRDPKGGLKTEENTPFEKVPDLLKKDGPTAETVLATDDIHAVAVPAGGIVATYSTDNGVRLNKVGPGSGGIGAGVYLTEIAPTGLDEDNREMCVPSFWRNATTLVCEFKQLTFSADYKKLLKTEDLIPENDRINSQPVLSPDGKSFAFLSKGEDGRRSLFRGDFSGGAPVKITTVDAPVADEDNLRTTLIRWN
- a CDS encoding enoyl-CoA hydratase/isomerase family protein — encoded protein: MSIRVERDKETGVAVVTLDRPEKHNAVTLAMARELGAVWRGFRYEDEVRAIVVTGAGDRAFCTGIDREDAGRIPQPSSPYTIDDPLLTLGPKANDLWKPVIAAVEGMACGGAFYLLGEAEFVIAGENATFFDPHTTYGMVSAFETIHMTRKMPYGEVARMALMGTAERVSARRAYETGLVSELTGPGGALDAARAAAAVVASHPTEAVQGTVRALWSVDEAARAQALAHASHLVTLGNLPPERQAELFTRRNGGHRLR
- a CDS encoding Zn-ribbon domain-containing OB-fold protein, which codes for MLTPVIDEDGAPFWEYAARGELRIQACAAPDCGELRFPPRPCCPHCRSFDSEWRLMSGRGRIWSYVLPHPPLLPEYAAQAPYNAVLVELADAPRIRLVGNVVAAPDAPLNSVDPARLRIGAPVRVAFTEVDGVTVPRWLLERA
- a CDS encoding FadD3 family acyl-CoA ligase yields the protein MDVDTDPGRDPRGDLEWGTIPGLVRAAAERHGQREAVVDGRVRVTYAELGERVERAAAACLATGIRGGDRVAIWAPNTLDWIVSALGAVTAGAVLVPLNTRFKGTEAAYVLQRSRARLLFVTGTFLGTSYVASLRRSGVELPDLERVVVLGDTAPDDEGWTTLKAFLAEGDTVPAARVRARADGIDPASPSDIIYTSGTTGRPKGAVISHAQTLRCYAIWSELAGLREGDRYLVVNPFFHTFGYKAGILACLMRGAVIVPQSVFTVDTVLANIAAERVTVLPGPPTLHQSLLDHPARPAHDLSTLRLVVTGAAVVPLRLVERLRAELGVGTVLTAYGLSEASGVVTMCRRDDPDETIATTSGRPLPGTELRLSGDGEVLVRGHHVMSGYFEDEEATAAAIDTDGWLRTGDIGVLDEAGNLRITDRLKDMFIVGGFNAYPAEIEQLLGLHPDIADVAVIGIPDPRLGEVGKAFAVRRPGSTLTADDVIAWSRREMANYKVPREVEFVPELPRNASGKVVKGELRARAGN